One window of the Magnolia sinica isolate HGM2019 chromosome 19, MsV1, whole genome shotgun sequence genome contains the following:
- the LOC131234521 gene encoding CASP-like protein 4A4 — protein MAGVSPVLYSPTQQAYPTPSPFTNTSGSWSSSHPTFLLYSNLVLRFFSFLFSAVSAISLAAPLFHKRPFFGEYDELRYCFGVAILATLYSFSLLFKGLHDIAFKGLLISDNLCDSITFVFDQLLGYLLMSSSSAAVPAIKQMGSNDGLKGLKKVAIASTTMSFATFLAIAACALISGYKLCKRIIW, from the exons atggcaggGGTGTCGCCAGTGCTGTACTCACCAACACAGCAGGCATATCCAACGCCCTCTCCCTTCACAAACACCTCAGGAAGTTGGAGTAGCTCTCACCCAACCTTCCTTCTCTACTCCAACCTTGTCCTTcgcttcttttcctttctcttctccgCTGTTTCCGCCATCTCCCTCGCCGCTCCACTCTTCCACAAACGTCCTTTCTTCGGCGAGTATGACGAGCTcag GTACTGCTTTGGCGTTGCCATCTTAGCTACCCTTTACTCATTTTCTCTGCTCTTCAAAGGCTTACATGACATTGCTTTCAAAGGTCTTCTCATTTCAGATAATCTATGCGACTCCATCACATTCGTCTTTGACCAG TTGCTAGGGTACTTGCTTATGTCCTCATCGTCAGCGGCAGTGCCCGCCATCAAACAGATGGGATCGAATGATGGACTGAAGGGATTGAAGAAGGTAGCGATCGCATCGACCACCATGTCTTTCGCGACATTCCTTGCTATTGCAGCTTGTGCACTTATATCCGGTTACAAGCTATGCAAGAGGATCATCTGGTGA